From a region of the Qipengyuania spongiae genome:
- the fliG gene encoding flagellar motor switch protein FliG yields the protein MSLALAPAPELAAAPAPALGGTDKAAIMVMLLAEEDASKILGQLTPDELRQLAGSMCGIGEVEPQAISSAIAGFSRSTERSGISDHGRVETVRKLLNGAVGEIKSDSLMRQIAPEAEEASLPALSLLRWLDAKVIGEMLADEHPQAIAVLLLQLDPEVAAVALAALPEDLHTPVLHRVARLGPVSRQAIEILEDTLNAKIANLHGSVPLTMGGIKHAAEIINRSHRSFEKAVLPKLGKIDKQLVKELENEMFKFEHLFALDTKMTGVLLREVENDMLILALKDLEEEQRDQFYAAMSSRAADGLRDEIDASGRVKRAEVEAAQKGVVAIAKRLIEQGDLIMGEGDEDYV from the coding sequence ATGAGCCTTGCTCTCGCCCCCGCCCCCGAACTTGCCGCCGCCCCTGCCCCGGCACTCGGCGGGACCGACAAGGCAGCGATCATGGTGATGCTGCTGGCCGAAGAGGATGCCTCCAAGATCCTCGGTCAGCTCACGCCCGACGAATTGCGGCAGCTTGCCGGCAGCATGTGCGGTATCGGCGAAGTCGAGCCGCAGGCGATCTCCTCCGCCATCGCCGGTTTCTCTCGCTCGACCGAGCGCAGCGGCATTTCCGATCACGGCCGGGTGGAGACGGTCCGCAAGCTGCTGAACGGCGCGGTGGGCGAGATCAAGTCCGACAGCCTGATGCGCCAGATCGCTCCTGAAGCGGAGGAGGCGAGCCTGCCTGCGCTCAGCCTGCTGCGCTGGCTCGACGCCAAGGTAATCGGCGAAATGCTCGCCGACGAGCACCCGCAGGCGATTGCCGTGCTGCTGCTCCAGCTCGATCCGGAGGTCGCCGCAGTCGCGCTGGCGGCCCTGCCCGAAGACCTGCACACGCCCGTCCTCCACCGCGTCGCGCGGCTCGGGCCTGTCTCGCGCCAGGCGATCGAAATCCTCGAGGATACGCTCAACGCCAAGATCGCCAATCTGCATGGATCGGTCCCGCTCACCATGGGCGGGATCAAGCATGCCGCCGAGATCATCAACCGCTCGCATCGCAGCTTCGAGAAGGCCGTGCTCCCGAAGCTCGGCAAGATCGACAAGCAGCTCGTCAAGGAGCTCGAGAACGAGATGTTCAAGTTCGAACATCTCTTCGCGCTCGACACCAAGATGACCGGCGTGCTGCTGCGCGAGGTGGAAAACGACATGCTGATCCTGGCGCTGAAGGACCTGGAAGAGGAACAGCGCGATCAGTTCTACGCCGCCATGTCCTCCCGGGCCGCCGATGGCCTGCGCGACGAGATCGACGCCAGTGGCCGAGTCAAACGGGCCGAAGTGGAGGCCGCGCAGAAGGGCGTTGTCGCCATCGCCAAGCGGCTGATCGAACAGGGCGACCTGATCATGGGCGAAGGCGACGAAGACTATGTCTAG
- a CDS encoding FliH/SctL family protein has protein sequence MSRIAYAELGRRGSFARDNRYAKLSEDAVEPVDADDAAEKAYRAGYEDGQVSAQADFEARLAAEREARGTIEMAFARFDAESQRLLRERLLTTVQALCEEAVLPLALDTDGLARRVEAAAAMLQRKHDRRVVHLNPADLELVRDNVPPELELVPDGSVERGGLRVETDDGGVEDGPQQWRRALAEAFETCTH, from the coding sequence ATGTCTAGGATCGCCTACGCCGAGCTCGGCAGGCGGGGCAGTTTCGCCCGCGACAATCGCTACGCGAAATTGTCCGAGGACGCGGTCGAGCCCGTCGATGCCGATGACGCTGCGGAAAAAGCCTATCGCGCCGGCTACGAGGACGGGCAGGTTTCCGCCCAGGCGGATTTCGAGGCTCGCCTCGCCGCGGAACGCGAGGCGCGCGGCACGATCGAAATGGCCTTCGCCCGCTTCGATGCCGAGAGCCAGCGCCTGCTGCGCGAACGCCTGCTGACCACGGTGCAGGCTCTGTGCGAGGAAGCCGTGCTTCCGCTCGCGCTCGACACTGATGGTCTTGCCCGGCGCGTCGAGGCCGCCGCCGCCATGCTTCAGCGCAAGCACGACCGGCGCGTGGTCCATCTCAATCCGGCCGATCTCGAACTCGTCCGGGACAATGTGCCGCCCGAACTCGAACTGGTGCCGGATGGCAGCGTCGAGCGTGGCGGCCTGCGCGTGGAGACCGACGATGGCGGTGTCGAGGATGGCCCGCAGCAATGGCGCCGCGCGCTCGCCGAAGCCTTCGAAACATGCACGCACTGA